From the genome of Miscanthus floridulus cultivar M001 chromosome 10, ASM1932011v1, whole genome shotgun sequence, one region includes:
- the LOC136486782 gene encoding cysteine-rich receptor-like protein kinase 44: MELEDVTFQFLREITDDFSEVRKLGEGAFGVVYKGVTRNGEEVAVKKLKLCDANLDDKQFQTELDNLKKLQHQNIVRILGYCYEIEKKPFNLPDGSKVYLEETYRALCFEYLDNGSLQKHLSDEFCGLDWHTRFKIIKGTCEGLKYIHEELEAPIYHLDIKPDNILLDKDMVPKIADFGLSRIFGKELTRTTENAYGTLGYQPPEYIDKGEISGKFDIFSLGVVMIRIVSGPMGYPKCLESSDEFIDNVQETWRNRLQATCSSDSLIKAYCHQVETCTQIALSCLDEDSHKRPHIVKITEKLNAIETGIDKVTNIICKCT; this comes from the exons ATGGAACTAGAGGACGTAACATTCCAATTTTTACGAGAAATTACAGATGATTTCTCTGAGGTGCGGAAACTTGGTGAAGGAGCATTTGGAGTGGTTTACAAG GGAGTGACTAGAAATGGAGAGGAAGTTGCTGTGAAGAAGCTGAAGCTGTGTGATGCTAATCTAGACGATAAACAGTTTCAAACAGAGTTGGATAATCTCAAGAAACTTCAGCATCAAAACATTGTACGGATTCTTGGCTATTGTTACGAAATTGAGAAAAAACCATTTAATTTGCCTGATGGAAGTAAGGTATATTTAGAGGAGACATATAGAGCACTCTGCTTCGAGTATTTGGACAATGGGAGCCTTCAAAAGCATCTTTCTG ATGAGTTTTGTGGACTTGACTGGCACACCCGGTTCAAAATAATCAAGGGAACTTGTGAGGGTCTAAAGTATATTCACGAGGAGCTGGAAGCACCTATTTACCACCTGGACATAAAGCCTGACAATATCTTGCTCGATAAGGACATGGTACCAAAAATTGCAGATTTTGGTTTGTCTAGGATCTTTGGTAAAGAACTAACCCGAACCACAGAAAATGCGTATGGAACACT TGGGTACCAGCCACCAGAATACATCGACAAAGGTGAGATCTCAGGGAAGTTTGACATATTCAGCCTGGGTGTTGTTATGATAAGGATAGTGTCAGGACCCATGGGCTACCCCAAATGTTTAGAATCGTCGGATGAGTTTATAGATAAT GTTCAAGAAACCTGGAGGAATAGGTTGCAGGCAACATGTAGTAGTGATTCCTTGATTAAAGCATATTGCCACCAAGTTGAGACATGCACTCAGATAGCATTGAGCTGTTTGGATGAAGATAGCCACAAAAGGCCTCACATAGTGAAGATCACTGAGAAGCTTAATGCGATTGAAACTGGCATTGACAAGGTAACTAATATCATTTGTAAATGCACATAA